One genomic region from Argentina anserina chromosome 2, drPotAnse1.1, whole genome shotgun sequence encodes:
- the LOC126782533 gene encoding light-inducible protein CPRF2 isoform X1 — translation MHSAFPADEISDISDTFWASSPSLPMNRSASEWAFEQFLEGVVSPPPPQPPAASAHSSTSKREDVDEEVVEIEKPDRLPQQHLNCPPPPPSTAPMNSDQYNRELLKSKLDLACAAVALTRASSLKPVESGNVVTVPQPWQLTSALHNNKGAGYGLPQSEADTSPVGIPALPAVQKKAQTTSGSSKDDSDDDDLEGDIEITENMDPADVKRARRMLSNRESARRSRRRKQAQMTDLETQAGQLRLENSALLKQLTDVNHKYDNSVVDRRILEANIETLRAKVKMAEESVKRKTGINPLLLAMSNVVPRPTMGSLGNPMDGSANASVAMQPTSNHLFHPVAPNINTPPHHQRLDTSFPGNPSIPPVGNQQSTVGQPIVRGSNTTEVPSAQHPATVDHNHHMQQQQLRPGVNPREALPGWNPQVPQAPHAVPKNKK, via the exons ATGCATTCGGCGTTTCCGGCCGACGAAATCTCCGACATCTCCGACACCTTCTGGGCCTCCTCGCCGTCTCTCCCTATGAATCGGAGCGCCTCCGAGTGGGCCTTCGAGCAGTTCCTTGAGGGAGTCGTCTCGCCTCCACCGCCGCAACCACCCGCCGCCTCCGCCCACTCCTCGACGTCGAAGCGCGAGGACGTCGACGAGGAAGTAGTCGAGATCGAGAAGCCCGATCGTCTCCCGCAGCAGCATCTCAATTgccctcctccgccgccgtcCACGGCGCCGATGAATTCGGATCAGTACAACCGCGAGCTGCTCAAGAGCAAGCTCGATCTCGCGTGTGCTGCAGTCGCTCTCACTCGA GCTTCGTCTTTGAAGCCTGTGGAGTCTGGTAATGTGGTTACAGTGCCGCAGCCGTGGCAATTGACTTCTGCACTTCATAACAACAAAG GGGCTGGTTACGGATTGCCGCAAAGTGAGGCTGATACTAGCCCGGTTGGCATTCCGGCTTTACCTGCTGTTCAGAAGAAAGCTCAGACAACTAGTGGATCGTCCAAGGATGACTCTGATGATGATGACCTGGAAGGGGACATTGAAATCACTGAGAATATGGATCCTGCCGATGTGAAGCGCGCAAGGAG GATGCTATCCAATCGAGAGTCAGCTAGACGCtctagaagaagaaaacaagcACAAATGACTGATCTTGAGACCCAG GCTGGCCAACTAAGACTTGAAAACTCTGCACTGTTAAAGCAACTCACTGACGTGAATCACAAATATGATAATTCAGTCGTTGATAGAAGAATATTAGAGGCCAATATTGAGACGTTAAGGGCAAAG GTGAAAATGGCAGAGGAATCTGTTAAGAGGAAGACAGGGATCAACCCCCTTCTTCTAGCCATGTCTAATGTAGTACCTCGACCAACCATGGGGTCACTAGGCAATCCAATGGATGGATCTGCCAATGCTTCTGTGGCAATGCAACCGACCTCCAATCATCTGTTTCATCCAGTGGCTCCTAATATCAACACCCCACCACATCATCAGAGATTAGACACCAGCTTCCCTGGGAACCCCTCAATTCCTCCTGTTGGAAATCAACAGAGCACTGTTGGCCAACCAATTGTAAGGGGAAGCAACACAACTGAAGTACCTTCAGCGCAGCACCCAGCGACCGTAGatcacaatcatcacatgcagcagcagcagcttcGGCCAGGAGTGAATCCACGTGAAGCATTGCCGGGTTGGAACCCCCAGGTTCCCCAAGCACCCCACGCAGTTCCCAAGAATAAGAAGTAG
- the LOC126782533 gene encoding light-inducible protein CPRF2 isoform X2 encodes MHSAFPADEISDISDTFWASSPSLPMNRSASEWAFEQFLEGVVSPPPPQPPAASAHSSTSKREDVDEEVVEIEKPDRLPQQHLNCPPPPPSTAPMNSDQYNRELLKSKLDLACAAVALTRPVESGNVVTVPQPWQLTSALHNNKGAGYGLPQSEADTSPVGIPALPAVQKKAQTTSGSSKDDSDDDDLEGDIEITENMDPADVKRARRMLSNRESARRSRRRKQAQMTDLETQAGQLRLENSALLKQLTDVNHKYDNSVVDRRILEANIETLRAKVKMAEESVKRKTGINPLLLAMSNVVPRPTMGSLGNPMDGSANASVAMQPTSNHLFHPVAPNINTPPHHQRLDTSFPGNPSIPPVGNQQSTVGQPIVRGSNTTEVPSAQHPATVDHNHHMQQQQLRPGVNPREALPGWNPQVPQAPHAVPKNKK; translated from the exons ATGCATTCGGCGTTTCCGGCCGACGAAATCTCCGACATCTCCGACACCTTCTGGGCCTCCTCGCCGTCTCTCCCTATGAATCGGAGCGCCTCCGAGTGGGCCTTCGAGCAGTTCCTTGAGGGAGTCGTCTCGCCTCCACCGCCGCAACCACCCGCCGCCTCCGCCCACTCCTCGACGTCGAAGCGCGAGGACGTCGACGAGGAAGTAGTCGAGATCGAGAAGCCCGATCGTCTCCCGCAGCAGCATCTCAATTgccctcctccgccgccgtcCACGGCGCCGATGAATTCGGATCAGTACAACCGCGAGCTGCTCAAGAGCAAGCTCGATCTCGCGTGTGCTGCAGTCGCTCTCACTCGA CCTGTGGAGTCTGGTAATGTGGTTACAGTGCCGCAGCCGTGGCAATTGACTTCTGCACTTCATAACAACAAAG GGGCTGGTTACGGATTGCCGCAAAGTGAGGCTGATACTAGCCCGGTTGGCATTCCGGCTTTACCTGCTGTTCAGAAGAAAGCTCAGACAACTAGTGGATCGTCCAAGGATGACTCTGATGATGATGACCTGGAAGGGGACATTGAAATCACTGAGAATATGGATCCTGCCGATGTGAAGCGCGCAAGGAG GATGCTATCCAATCGAGAGTCAGCTAGACGCtctagaagaagaaaacaagcACAAATGACTGATCTTGAGACCCAG GCTGGCCAACTAAGACTTGAAAACTCTGCACTGTTAAAGCAACTCACTGACGTGAATCACAAATATGATAATTCAGTCGTTGATAGAAGAATATTAGAGGCCAATATTGAGACGTTAAGGGCAAAG GTGAAAATGGCAGAGGAATCTGTTAAGAGGAAGACAGGGATCAACCCCCTTCTTCTAGCCATGTCTAATGTAGTACCTCGACCAACCATGGGGTCACTAGGCAATCCAATGGATGGATCTGCCAATGCTTCTGTGGCAATGCAACCGACCTCCAATCATCTGTTTCATCCAGTGGCTCCTAATATCAACACCCCACCACATCATCAGAGATTAGACACCAGCTTCCCTGGGAACCCCTCAATTCCTCCTGTTGGAAATCAACAGAGCACTGTTGGCCAACCAATTGTAAGGGGAAGCAACACAACTGAAGTACCTTCAGCGCAGCACCCAGCGACCGTAGatcacaatcatcacatgcagcagcagcagcttcGGCCAGGAGTGAATCCACGTGAAGCATTGCCGGGTTGGAACCCCCAGGTTCCCCAAGCACCCCACGCAGTTCCCAAGAATAAGAAGTAG
- the LOC126782532 gene encoding histone acetyltransferase GCN5, producing MDTHSSHLAVSNRSRSSQSPSPSHSASASATSSIHKRKLASEDHAPPFPPSSFSADTRDGALTSNDDLESISARGGGGDSDSDDDSEPLGDDDEDFDHDSSMRNFTTARLDSSGGASARNTKLKTENLTVKIENSDGVKDGGGNAGAGAAGPTSSVPGIMVKEDATKIFTENIQTSGAYSAREELLKREEEAGRLKFATLSNDGVDQHMIWLVGLKNIFARQLPNMPKEYIVRLVMDRSHKSVMVIRRNHVVGGITYRPYVSQRFGEIAFCAITADEQVKGYGTRLMNHLKQHARDVDGLTHFLTYADNNAVGYFIKQGFTKEIYLEKERWHGYIKDYDGGILMECKIDQKLPYTDLSTMIRRQRQAIDEKIRELSNCHIVYSGIDFEKDKAGIPKKLIKVEDIRGLRDAGWTPDQWGHSRFGALTASTEKAKKHLTAFMRALLKSLDDHVDAWPFKEPVDVRDVPDYYDVIKDPMDLKTMSKRVESEQYYVTFEMFVADAKRMFANARTYNSPDTIYYKCATRLESHFQSKVQSGLQAGAKIQ from the exons ATGGACACGCACTCTTCCCACCTCGCCGTATCCAACCGCTCCCGGAGCTCCCAGTCCCCGTCGCCGTCCCACTCGGCCTCCGCCTCCGCCACCTCCTCCATCCACAAGCGCAAGCTCGCGTCCGAGGACCACGCGCCTCCCTTCcctccctcctccttctccgCAGACACCCGCGACGGCGCCCTCACCTCCAACGACGACCTCGAGAGCATCTCCGCccgcggcggcggcggcgactCCGACTCCGACGATGACTCGGAGCCCCTGGGCGACGACGACGAGGACTTCGACCACGACTCCTCCATGCGCAACTTCACGACGGCGCGCCTCGATAGCAGCGGGGGCGCCTCCGCGCGCAATACGAAGCTGAAGACGGAAAATTTGACGGTGAAGATTGAGAATTCGGATGGTGTTAAGGACGGCGGCGGGAATGCGGGCGCTGGTGCGGCGGGGCCTACTTCGTCGGTGCCGGGGATCATGGTGAAGGAGGACGCAACTAAAATTTTCACGGAGAATATACAAACCAGCGGAGCTTATAGTGCTAGAGAGGAGCTATTGAAAAGAGAG GAGGAAGCAGGGAGGCTCAAGTTTGCCACACTTTCGAATGATGGTGTTGATCAGCATATGATCTG GTTGGTAGGATTGAAGAACATATTTGCAAGGCAACTACCAAACATGCCCAAGGAGTACATTGTTCGACTGGTTATGGATAG GAGCCATAAGTCGGTTATGGTTATCAGACGTAATCATGTTGTTGGTGGCATAACTTATCGACCCTATGTCAG CCAAAGGTTCGGAGAGATAGCTTTTTGTGCAATCACAGCTGATGAACAAGTAAAAGGTTATGGCACCAGATTGATGAATCACTTAAAACAGCATGCACGGGATGTTGATGGGCTAACCCATTTCCTGACCTATGCTGACAATAATGCTGTTGGCTATTTTATTAAACAG GGTTTTACAAAAGAGATTTACTTGGAGAAGGAGAGATGGCATGG CTACATAAAAGATTATGATGGAGGAATCCTAATGGAATGCAAAATTGATCAAAAGCTTCCCTATACTGATTTATCAACTATGATTCGTCGTCAAAGGCAG GCAATTGATGAAAAGATAAGAGAGCTCTCAAATTGTCACATTGTTTATTCTGGcattgattttgaaaag gACAAAGCTGGTATTCCTAAAAAGCTCATCAAGGTCGAGGACATCCGTGGCTTGA GGGATGCTGGGTGGACCCCTGATCAATGGGGCCATTCACGTTTTGGAGCTTTGACAGCTTCTACAGAGAAGGCCAAAAAGCATTTGACTGCTTTCATGCGTGCACTTTTAAAG TCTTTGGATGACCATGTTGATGCGTGGCCATTCAAGGAACCAGTTGATGTACGTGATGTTCCTGATTATTATGACGTTATCAAAGATCCTATGG ATCTAAAGACAATGTCAAAGAGGGTAGAGTCAGAGCAGTATTATGTAACATTTGAGATGTTTGTTGCGGATGCAAAGAGGATGTTTGCAAATGCGCGCACTTACAATTCTCCCGATACCATTTACTACAAGTGTGCAACCAG GCTGGAATCTCACTTTCAAAGCAAAGTGCAATCAGGTCTCCAAGCTGGTGCCAAAATTCAATAG